The nucleotide sequence ATTTTCTACCATTAAAGCTTtcaattcatatatatatcaaaattcttcattaaaaatgccttaaaattattttctaaatatatagtttacttttatattttgtaataagctatatttagttttatgatgaaaagcaatatttttaagaatactataaaattattaatattattttgtttggTACCGTTAATTCTAATATTGTCGCATTAATGCATACTTAAATAAGTGTTATAACATTTCATTTGATgttttatgcatataattttaaactTATTACaagtttaataatatatatcaagTATTGGAatcaaattaatttaatgaTTTCATCGTATTTAATACGTTATCTATtgttattactattatgaTGTCGTTTGTATATCAACGTATAGTACAACGAAACAATTAGTGCACTCAATAAAAATCCTTTAAATCAATAGAGAATATTTcctattttattgttttaaattatatattttagaaGGTATATCATATTGTAAAAACACTATATTTAAATTCtagatttatattttctatatatatagtagcataataaaaatattattagttaaaattaaattaattatttcatacattttctatatgctttgcattaatatatatttgtatatgcTTCCCAAATTTAACATATTTCTGTGCTTGGCCATTgatacaatattatatatattagtaaaGTAACgctaattttatataccgAATTGTTTATAAGTATTATAGCAAACTAtaacattaaattttatttatatatttatattttaactattttaaaatataatttatttatacctCAAAACTATAaagtttaaaaattaatagtgATTAATCTAATATATACCttatcataaataaattaaagcGTATAAAGCAACTTCTATTATTactaattaattttaatacaaaTGTAAAGGAAAcacaaaaagaaaatagtAACTACAATTAAAActtcaaaaatattgtatatatagtgcgattttttttgtattactAAAAATGGTAGATACATAAAACATCTTTTATAGATATCGTTGTAGTCTCGAATCTCAATCGATATTCCATgaatctatattttatgattatCTATTATAGATTGCaatatgtttaattaacattaaaaatatacgcATTAACCTAAAGGCATATTATAATGTAGGCAATTGTTTCAAATGAAtctaattataatttatattcatttataaaaaagcaTGAGCGTCAATATTACTAccaataaataatttttataaaattaactGCATTTCtcaaattaaattaattattttaatatttaaaaatataataggcatgttttatataaaaaactatCCATTATCAAAgaaattttgtaaaataaatggaaaaatatatcaaaacaattattttaaataagtgtacatatttataatttccaaaaaaactaaacatgttatatattcatccatttatgtttttttcttagATTGATGTACATGCTTCCTTTTAATCAAAATGCATTAATGTAAaagatttatatataaacatatattttatatatatttttcagcACCGTAATATTAGAAAATTTATGCTAATAAAACgatttattttcatgaatgagatttatttattgttttcatttttcttataaaactcaaaatataaattcaaaattagttattttcaaataggCCATATCTTAATTATATCAATTCATGTCATCTGAATAATCTATTAACGATTTATTTCctctttttaattttttttcattactaaataattttataaactaatatatttttagagTTATAGAAAAGGAAGTTATAATTGAAATCACATGAATCGATCATACGACACTGTTTTATATagattaataaaatacacatattatatattacacaAAATACactttttaattgtttatataagCCAAATTACTTATATTGAATTTTTAAGTCAGATCCAAAGAATCTGAACACAAAACAAAAactattaattatatttactatTCTAAATAATAGccttttcttttataaacataaaaaataaacaacaaaaataaaataataaatggtACAGAATCGGTCTTCATAAGTTtgtgtatatttaataatggATACTTTCCCCAATAAATGGAATTTTTAACCTTTTTATcctgttttttttgagtaGATGAATTTGTAACCTTTTTATcctgttttttttgagtaaatgaatttttaaactttttgtcctgttttttttgagtagatgaatttttaaactttttgtcctgttttttttgagtagatgaatttataattatttgcaCTTGTTTTTTTCGATCAGTTGGGTTTATAACTCTTTTTGTCGTTTCATTTGCAccaaacatatttatagcctttttcatgtttttttttttcttcaattCCTTTCTCCATccaaatgaaaaatactaacataaaattatgaaaaatactaacataaaattatggaaaatactaacataaaattatgaaaaatactagcataaaattatgaaaaatactaacataaaattatgaaaaatatataatatttatagtgaagaaatatttttaaaattatatacttcacagttttctttttatttacctTGTACATAATAGCTAAAACAATGGGTATTAAAAGCATTATAATTGAAATTACAATTTTCTTGTATAAGTTGAGTGGATTGTCATCTATTTCTGTCGTTCCATTTCCTGTTACTTCGGTTACTGAATTTTCGCGTTTAATCACTAAATTTGGCACTGTTTTTTTAGAATCTTCTTCATTCTTTtgatcatattttttttttttagatgATTCCTGAGGTAATTCTGATGTCCTAGTTTGTTCCGTAGAACTTGATGGTGATGAAGCTTCAGATGGAGTTTCTTGAGATGATAATGGGTCACCTCCTGGGCCTTTTTCCTCAGGTATACCATTATCGAATGTATAAGTTTTTATTGGTTTTTTTAACTCCCCATTCACATAATTAATCGTGTTATCAgcaaaatttataaatttatcgTAAACATTTGTTAGCGCTGGCAACGactttttatataagtTATTGCCAACATTAGTAAACATAATACTAAAAAATGAGCTATACGATTCAAATCTATTTTTAACAACATCTATATATCTCGAGGTATCTTTGCTTTtctcaatatttttttttcccttAATTTGTCGGAGATCCACACTTTTAATTCTCCATGATTTTGTTGCTGCTTTACATAGTTTCttacaattatttatttcttctatATCTATAATTTGGGGAAGTTTATTTTGGATGTGATTATCATTTCTAAATTTCTGATaagcattttttaaagtcAACAGTACATCACAATAATACTCATCTTCAAAAaccttaatttttttattaacaagtTGATTGGATTGTTTTTCCCAATTACTAgcaaaatttgaaaaactGGAGCAATTTGAAGGATCGTTGGTATATTTAGTAATTACATTACACAGATCATTAAGTAACCCATAAAGTTTATGCATTTCatcaattttaatattcattatgttttcttttttattgatTTGATCAATATGTTCGTTATAATAttcatcatattttataaacgTGGTATCAAAATCTGACACGCTTCCGTAGTTCCCTGTTTTAATTAGTTTCATTTTATCACTTAACCATAGCATAATATACGTGATATAttcgttatttttattatcagaTTCTATATAATCATCTCCGGTGAATAAATTCTTAAGTAATAATGTAGTAACAGCGCTAACTATTTGACCGATAGTTCCACATTTTCCTTTCCCTGTTTCCTTGCTAATAGGACAATAAgcattgtatattttagtAGAGGTATGATTGTTCTcgaaagaaaaattatcagGCAAAAATTCCTCAATACCTTCAAATGCTTTACACTAAgaacatattataaaaattaatcaAATGGCtattaatgatatattatgaaatttaagttaatttataaacaatgcaaaacaataaaataaaatttattttattaaaaaataagtataCCACATTGAGAGTCATTATGCtggattttatttttaatctGTAAACAATTTGtcatcatattatttttatgtaatatatgtattgaGACAAAGTAGGTTATTAATTGAAAtttctatataattaatatatgtagtTAAAGAAAttctattaattttaatactAAATTAAcatacaataataatagtattaaAAAGGTATTTAATTCTTATTTATGACAATCACTAAATTTACTTAAGCGGTTATTtgtttaacatttttatcatatatatatgtaatacattttatacGTAGTACACCTTtcttaaataatatattgaatAACTATATTGCACAAATTCATGGAATaccataaaaaaattgattaaatttgtttgatataataatatatttatattataggTTTGCgcatgaaaataaatatatattcactacttttttaataaaggAGTTTTAAAACTTATGTTActataaacatataaagaattagaaatatataattactATAACtgttaatttattttattatttgaatgtcaaatatttatatatgttattatcCCATATTGGAtgttacattttttaatatcatatctaataatataaaacaaattacTTATTTAAATTACAATATTTATAGAATAGATTAACACTActatttttctaaataaattatatgtagttcgtatttataatataattaatatattataaaggaattttatagtatataataactttatttatacaaaaacaCGCTTTATTAAATGTATCGTTTTAAAACTtggataatataaaactaattttaatttataaaaaaagtcaTATAAAATTCCTTTCATGTTGTTTACTTAAATTTTATAGGTTTATGATTTTAACATTTGctttttatttagtaaCGATAATAAACTTTTAGAAACAATATAACTGGTTTTTCCATTATAGTGCATATTTCTACTTATAATctaaacatattatatactacatattttataataaaacatttaattcaatataaaaaaactatatttttaagtaaactatataattattaatattagtTTGCTTGGTAACGTTAATTCTAATATTGCCacactaaaaaaatacttaGTTAAAGGctataatattcatttgATGCTTTGTGCATACTAGTTTAGTCTTATTACaagtttaataatatatataactacTGTATATCCatgtaatataattaaataaacataatatattaatctaatattattattgttgtTACTAATGATATATCACTGTTTACTAcaatgaaataattaatgTACTCAAGAGGAATAATTTAAaccatttaataattttccttttttctgtgttttaaagtataatattttaaaacatatatattatctcgtaaaaacattatatttaaaatatatatttataagtttgtgtatatataataatctaatataaatattattagttcaaagaaaattaattattatatattttttctatataatttatattaatatttaattatatgaagTTTCGacaataaaacaatattagTTATTGGTATAGTATTTTATTAgtttatatgtatagacatataataataacgtATTCTATctatcatattatttataattattagaacgaaatataatttgaaaatttattaatatacttatattttatcttttaaatattttaaaatataatttatgtataccacaaaactataaaacttaaaaattaatagtgATTAATCTATGTTATACcttatgataaataaattaaagcGTATAAACCAACTTCTATTAATactaattaattttaatacaaatataaaggaatcataaaaaaggaatagTAACTACAAttaaaacttaaaaaatggtagaagcataataatattttatagatGATATTGTATTGTCGATTCTCGATCGATATTTATGAATCCATATTTTATGACTACctatcatatattattaatatgcttaattaacaataaaaatatacacattAACATGAAGGCATATTATAACGTAGAGGAATGTTCAATATTAATcgaattataatttatactctgatatataaaattattatactgttcggttataaaaatgcaatttaaatcaaaataaatatgatacaAATCATaagttttattaaataaaattttcataaaataaagaaacatATTATGATATCCATAATTCAATATAGCTCTGGGTTAATAAAtcttatataataaataattatgatatatcATAGTATggattaatatatacaatgtagacattttattttaatcatATTAAATCGGAATGAACActcaattatatatattataacttatgaaaaaaatgtaatgtggcccttttcatattaatgGCAGCATCCCTTTTTTGGTTGCATATTTAGACATCAGCTAGAGATTAAACATACAGGGGtggcatatatatttaattagtgttcaaattataaaaaataaataaagatataataattaaccCTAACCCGGATATGGATCctaaaacataaaaactataaaaattatgcaaAAGCTACTTCCCAATAGACAGtttcttaaaatatataaatcattattactattccTGGAATTATCACTACTCTTCGAATCACATATTAAtgattcattttcttctttatatttttattttttctcttaaATATTGCTTTTGAGCTCGTTTCCGAAATCCAAATAACgaatactaatataaaacGTTAAGAAAcgtattatatttttgttaatgcttgcatatatataataaaataatttataaatattatattttgaaattccttattatttaccttATAAGAAAttcctaaaaaaaatgctatTGCACCAAATATCGATAAAActgtaaataatttgtttccTATCGATAAATTTGATGATGTAACTTCAGAAATCTGTTCTAATATTTGTACACTTTGTTCAGGATTTTGTTTAGAACTTTGTGCAGAACTTTGTAAATAAGTTTCTACAGTTTGTTTAGAAGTTTGTTTAGGACTTTGATCAGAAGTTTCTACAGTTTGTTTAGAAGTATGTTCAGAAAATTCTACAGAAATTTGTGTTGTTTTTGCCGTTGGAAGGAGTGGAAAATCTTTACAATTACCACCTTTACtagtataataatttttaaaattattataatcatttGATAAAGTAGACAATAGTTCATTATAGGAACTATTACTAGTTATACTAGAATCTTTCTTAAGCTCGTCACATTTTGCAACAAATTTAATAGCATTTTGTGAGCAGTTAGAGCAATATGATGTTTTTTCATCAAAGTTAGTATACATTtcacataataatttaaatgcttcataaaaattagatataatattacTATCCATatccaaaaaatattttttttgatctATAAGATCCTTATAGTTTGTATACCCCGTAACACCAGTTATAGTAGTTTTGTacttatcattatttatatatgtagtataaaaatgttgTAGATTGGTGATTCCTGGCACATTATTCTTTAGGTTTAACATATAACTTAACCATATCATAATGTAATCAACAATATTGATGTTATTATGATACTTAAGCAAAGAAGAACTTCCAAAGAATTCattaaataacaataaacaTACagcattaattttttcgaGATCACCATTACACCTATTACTAGTACAATACTTTTTGAAATCTTCATCACTAATAAattgataatttttgtttgtgTCTAATTTATCGGGAAACCAACTCCTTACAAAAAGGAACCTTCTAcactaaaaaaaacatttaaaagcaattattataaatgtgcattattgaaaattttattaaaataaagtttaatgacatttatttgtaatacaatattaaaaaatgtaaaggaaattattagtattaaaaaatgcatataccACATGGTCATCCATTATAATgggattttatttttgatttttaaattgaatAGAATAATGCTGTTTTATATACACTGTCCCAAATATGTGACGCAAACACTTTAGCCCTATGTATAACAATTGTCtgtaattaaatatataagtttttcaataattaaattaatatagagtaataaaataatattattactaaaGAAACGTTATATTCCTGTTTATCAAAATTAGCTAAATTACCTTAAATAGATGGttgtttaataaaattttgattaaatatagatttgatgcattttatacaaaaaatactattattaataaaatatcgtataaatttattataaaaatgaatatacctttataatgaatttaaaGTATGATTGAACAGAGAAaaggaatatatttatattttatgttttaatgATTGCTCTTCTAAAACTTAAATACTGTATAAAtctgaaaaataaaaagttcTATTATTACTAGAATCCTtaaaatcatataaataatagttttttttaatatattaaatttttatatacttattttttataatatataatatagttctttctaaaattataacttttacaaaataaattgcattgttcccttttttaattgcatatacataattttaatatagtttttaatgaataaagataaattaataatccattttaatgaatcatataactatttttattcctatatacttcaatttaaaaaatacattattgggtgatttataatatagttTGCACATATTTTCCTCGGTTTAAAACGATAATTATCACTGAAAAcgtatttattatgttatttataaGCTTAAATAAGTCTTTGAATgcatattgtttttaaaataacacttagtaaatattaaatattaacaaataaataaatgttgGTGCAAATTATAAAGTATAATAGAAAACTATATGTATTAGGTTGGTATATTGCACTTTGAGAGGAGAGATAAGGGAAGTATGTTTTGTAAGACAAATCtataatcatataaaatttactTATTCTCATagtttaattatattttatattttctaccACTAAAACTTTCAATTAATGtatacattaaaaataacttataattattacttttctaaatatatagttagctttttaattttaataaataatattgtactatatgttttataataaactatatttttaagtaaactatagaattattattattattttgcttGGTAATGTtagttttaatattatcacATTAAAGGTATACTTAGTTAAAgtctataatatttcatttgattttttgttcatacaattttattcttattacaagtttaataatatatataattaatatatatcaacGCATTCAAATCAAATGAATTTAACACTTTATCTATtgttattactattattattgttactGCTATATCACTGTATAGTACAATGCGATAATTAATGCACTCAAGAGGGATACTTTAAACCAATTAGTAATTTCTTTGTTTCATTGTTTTAAAGTATACCATTTTagaacatatatatttaaattacatatttattaatttatatattataacctaataaaaatattattaattcaaattaaattaattattacatACCTGTTCTATAAACTTtgcattaatatataatgtatatgTTTCCCAAATTTAACATATTTCAGTTTTAATCATTgatacaatattatatatattagaacaataacattaattttatataccaAGTCGTTTATAAGTATTATAGCAAGCTAtaacattaaattttatttatatatttatattttaactattttaaaatataatttatttatacctCAAAACtatcaaatttataaattaataatgattaatctattattataccttatgataaattaaagCATATAAAGCAACTCCTATTATTactaattaattttaatacaGATGTAAAGGAAATACAAGAAGAGAATAGTAACTACAATTAAAACttcaaaaatattgcatatataatgcgatttgttatattacaaaaaatgttaGATGTATAACAGGCTTTTTATAGATAATGTTGTATTCTCGAATATCGATCgatattttatgattatctattatatattggtAATATGCTTAATTAATCTTAAAAAcacatattaatatgaatatatatagtgtAGACAATTGTTCCAGATGAATcgatttataatttataccttcatatataataatattatactGCTCggttattaaaatataatttaaattaaaataaatatgatactaagttttactaaataaaatgattcatcaaataaagaaacatGTTGTGTTATACATAATTTGATATAACTAtagattaaaaaaaattatataataggcaattatgatatagcataatatgaattcatatatatccaatatctatattaatatatacaatatagacattttttttaatcatgTTAAATCGCCATGAACattcaattatatatattataacttatgaaaaaatgtgaTGTGGCccttttcatattaatgGAAGTACCCCTTTGGGGGCGCATATTTGGACTTCATCTCGATATTAAGCATACGGatatagtatatatgtttaattagtgttcaaattatacaaaattaaatgcaATATAATACTTAACTCTAACCAAAATATGTGTTCCACAAACATAACCCTGAcccataaaataaaaactatataaaaattatgatcaaaattttgttatttccaaatataaaaatatcttAAAGTATATTGATCGCTATTCTCAGGgtcatatattaattatccatttttttctttatttttttagcttTTCTcttaaatattgtttttgaGCTCGTTTCCGAAATCCAAATAACgaatactaatataaaatgttatgaaacatatgatatttttgttaaagtttgtatatatataatgaaaataattttttaattccttattatttaccttATAGGAGAttcctaaaaaaaatgctatTGCACCAAGTATCAATAAAActgtaaataatttgtttccTATCAACGAACTTGATGATTTAACTTCAGACATTTGTGCAGAAATGTTTTCTGTTATCTCTGGAAGGGGTTTATAAtctttacatttattttttaaactaTCATAATCACTTGATAAAGTGCACAATATTTGTCTATATGAACTGCCATCAATATTATTGGAATCTTTATTaagtttattatattttttaataaattcatCAGCTTTTTCTGAACATTTTGTGCAATTTGACGTGATTCCATCAAATGCAGAATACATTtcacataataatttaaatgcaTCATATAATTCagatattatattattatccaTGTCCTTATTCGTCAACTTGTgccttttatttataaggTCCTTATAACTATTATACTCCGTAACATCATTTATAGAATTTGTATAcctttcattatttataaatgtagtataaaaataatttagacTGTTTTTTGCTTGATTTTCCTTTAGACTtaacatataatttaacCATAGCATAATGTAATCAACAATATTGATGTTACTTTTTGCAACAGACTTAAACAACTCAGAACTCCcaaaaaattcattaaaaaaatataaacatccAGCATTAACTCTTTCGAGATCACTCCCACAATTTTCGTTATCACAatactttttaaaatgttgATCATCTTTAagtttataatttttattattcgaATCATATTCTAAATTCGTCGTTACATAAATGAAGTTACTACActaaataaacattttaaaaaaattattataaatatgcattattgaaaattttgttaaaataaagtttaatgatatttatatataatacaatatcaaaaatgtaaagggaattattagtattaaaaaatgtatataccAGATTTTTATCCATTGTGGTgaaatttcattttaaatttgtaaaTTGAGTAAAATCATTCTGTTTTGTATACGTTGCTCCCAATGTGACGCAAATACTTCAACCCTATATATAACAACAGTTTGtagttaaatatattataactttttaataattaaattattatacataataaaacaatattattagtaaAGAAACGTTCTATTTCCGTTTATCATAATTAGCTAAATTACCTTAAATAGAGGGTCgattaatacatttttgattaaatatagatatgatgcattttatacaaaaaatgcTATTCTTACTAACATCTggaataattttattataaaaataaatatacttttataatgaatttaaaGTATGTTTGAACAGAGAAAaggaatatattaaatttttatatgtttgcttcttataatatataatactgttttttctaaaattatattattactataatccttaaaagtatataaatagtcattttttaaaatatattaaatatttatacacttatttcttataatatataatataaacctttctaaaattataacatttataaaataagttGCATTGttcccttttttaattgcatatacataattttaatatgatttttatttaatataaataagttCATAATTCACCTTAATGAGTccaataattttatttttattcct is from Plasmodium berghei ANKA genome assembly, chromosome: 14 and encodes:
- a CDS encoding BIR protein — translated: MTLNVCKAFEGIEEFLPDNFSFENNHTSTKIYNAYCPISKETGKGKCGTIGQIVSAVTTLLLKNLFTGDDYIESDNKNNEYITYIMLWLSDKMKLIKTGNYGSVSDFDTTFIKYDEYYNEHIDQINKKENIMNIKIDEMHKLYGLLNDLCNVITKYTNDPSNCSSFSNFASNWEKQSNQLVNKKIKVFEDEYYCDVLLTLKNAYQKFRNDNHIQNKLPQIIDIEEINNCKKLCKAATKSWRIKSVDLRQIKGKKNIEKSKDTSRYIDVVKNRFESYSSFFSIMFTNVGNNLYKKSLPALTNVYDKFINFADNTINYVNGELKKPIKTYTFDNGIPEEKGPGGDPLSSQETPSEASSPSSSTEQTRTSELPQESSKKKKYDQKNEEDSKKTVPNLVIKRENSVTEVTGNGTTEIDDNPLNLYKKIVISIIMLLIPIVLAIMYKYFSFGWRKELKKKKNMKKAINMFGANETTKRVINPTDRKKQVQIIINSSTQKKQDKKFKNSSTQKKQDKKFKNSFTQKKQDKKVTNSSTQKKQDKKVKNSIYWGKYPLLNIHKLMKTDSVPFIILFLLFIFYVYKRKGYYLE
- a CDS encoding BIR protein, which translates into the protein MDDHVCRRFLFVRSWFPDKLDTNKNYQFISDEDFKKYCTSNRCNGDLEKINAVCLLLFNEFFGSSSLLKYHNNINIVDYIMIWLSYMLNLKNNVPGITNLQHFYTTYINNDKYKTTITGVTGYTNYKDLIDQKKYFLDMDSNIISNFYEAFKLLCEMYTNFDEKTSYCSNCSQNAIKFVAKCDELKKDSSITSNSSYNELLSTLSNDYNNFKNYYTSKGGNCKDFPLLPTAKTTQISVEFSEHTSKQTVETSDQSPKQTSKQTVETYLQSSAQSSKQNPEQSVQILEQISEVTSSNLSIGNKLFTVLSIFGAIAFFLGISYKYSLFGFRKRAQKQYLREKIKI
- a CDS encoding BIR protein, with the protein product MDKNLCSNFIYVTTNLEYDSNNKNYKLKDDQHFKKYCDNENCGSDLERVNAGCLYFFNEFFGSSELFKSVAKSNINIVDYIMLWLNYMLSLKENQAKNSLNYFYTTFINNERYTNSINDVTEYNSYKDLINKRHKLTNKDMDNNIISELYDAFKLLCEMYSAFDGITSNCTKCSEKADEFIKKYNKLNKDSNNIDGSSYRQILCTLSSDYDSLKNKCKDYKPLPEITENISAQMSEVKSSSSLIGNKLFTVLLILGAIAFFLGISYKYSLFGFRKRAQKQYLREKLKK